ttcatttattcgTTCTTGAGTGCTAGTATACTAATACAGGTTAACGTTTTACATCTTTAATCCTCAAAGAGAAACACAGTAACAGAGGTCTTCTAACATTAACtcgaataataattttttttttcatgatattAAAAAATGCTGTACTTcatctgttttttttatttattttctaagtgtgactttttagtttaattttcttttcaaattcaagataatgttaattattttgtcgttatttattacatttttttttcacttaatcTGATTTCGACCTGGCAGTCTTAAACTACACTTAAAAGTCAATTATAAAACGAATTTAATGttctttaattaattcatttaagtGCATCCATtgactttatttcttttacgaAGATATAACTAGGTTTGTTTTCAATGACTGTAACAATTCATTAGGGTACTATAATAAGATTTTTATTCTGGTTATCACTAATTAATATCATGAATGTTTCACTTTActgaggaaaaagaagaaaaaaaaaactttacacCAATGTGGAACATTGTTTGAAGCATTATAACAATTCTGTCTCTGTCAAAGTTAATTGATTGAACTGCCTTGTGCTTGAGGGAACGTGTTTGTGGGGTTACAAAGTAAAAGTCAGCTTCGAAATCCGAAACATGGACTCCATCCATGCATTCGAACCTTTTATCCGATAATTTTGCTCTTCATGGTTACTTCTGTCGCAATCAACCCTAACACTGTTCTTTAGGATTGGATTTATCTTAACATGTTTGAAAActttattatcataattttttgaaaaaaccaAATGGTAGAAATTCCAATATagtttattagataaaaataaaaaataaaatattatataaaattaaaagatccattaatttattatctcCGTTAAACTTCTTTCTATACATCCATCATCACTATCACTAGGAAATCTCCTCTTCGATACATCTATCACTGAATAAATTTAACATTCAGAAAATGCACCCACCAAAATTTCAGTGCATTAGTTTGTGGGGGCAAAACATCCTCGATAGCTTGTTGTGTAGGAGAATTCGTACGAGATCACAGCTGTCTGCTGCAAAGGAAGATAAATGATCTGCTTCCGCAACGCGCCACCTCTTTATTGGTCCACACAGCACCACCCaccaaaaataacaaaaaattgacAATTGCGAATTTTCAATTAACTATGACTTGTTTAATTATagtatttatattctatttctacattgaataataatattaattgtgTGTTTGGGGAACAGTTTCGGAGCTGGGTCCGGAAGATTCGGGAAGGAACATAGTGGAAATAATATTCAAATCGAGCTGGTTGAAGAAGGATAATCCCATATGCAAGATCGAACGGATACTAAAAGTGCACAATACTCAACGCACCATCCAACGGTTCGAGGAGTGCAGGGACACGGTTAAGAACCGTGCGCTGGGCAGCACCAAGAAAAACCCCAGGTGCGCAGCCGACGGCAACGAACTCTTGCGGTTCCACTGCACCACCTTAACGTGCGCACTTGGCGCACGTGGGTCATCCTCGCTGTGCGCCTCCGTACCCGGCTGTGGTGTCTGTACAATCATCAGGCACGGTTTCCAAGGCGGCGGCGGCGAACACGCGAAGGGCAAGGGCGTGAGGACCACCGCAAGCAGCGGTAGGGCACACGACTCCGTCGTGTGCGGCGACGGCACGCGGAGGGCCATGCTGGTGTGCCGGGTGATTGCGGGGCGCGTGAAGCGCGTGGCGGAGGACACGCCGCCGTCGGAGGAGGAACACGTGTCGGTTGCTTCCTATGATTCTGTAGCCGGGTACGCTGGAATCTACTCGAATCTCGAGGAGTTGGTTGTTTTCAATCCAAAGGCTATTCTTCCTTGTTTCGTGGTTATTTACAAAGTGCCTTCGTGTTAAggaaacacaaaaaaaaaaaaaatgtttctatgATCGTAGCAGTActgtatatttaaatttctcCTTCAATTTCACAACTCTACCAAATAACAATGAATAAGTTACTAGTTATTGGTAATTGTATAGTTCAGTTACAAGTTGATAACTAGTAATTTATTGATCGTTAATTATATGGGGTTGTGGAATAGTGAAAATGTAAAGAACATCATGGTAACTGAATCATGGTTCTTGAGTTATGGAATTAGAATGTTGTAATGTACTTTCTGCTATTTCTGCTATTTCTGCCATGCACACGCATGACCATCTAATTATGGTGGAAGGTGGATGTGGAACCCAGTTTGATGTAGTTACTTTTTCTTGCCATGAGTTTTCTAAGTTTATATATTCTCACATGATCTTGTGCTAATGCAGAATGTTGTTTTCTATACGCAACACTTCATTAAGAATGTATGAGTTTATGGAACAATATTAGCATTTGAGGACATTTAGTGCTTTGATTAAATTAGTAATGTGATTATGTTATGTCAATGTGTTAAGTTAAATCTATGGTCAGGAGTAATTAGATGAAGAAATGGAGGATTAATGTGAGGGAGACAATGCATATAAAGCATTAAAACATTGTTCTCTTAGCAGGACCAGTAATAATTAGGAAGTCCacgcttttatttttttttcagttttctaCCTATAAACAAGAGCAAAATGTCTTTCCCCAAAATAAAATGATGAGCATTGGTAACGATGCAATTACAAAATGTTACTTCCTAAGTTTTCAAAGGAGTGAAATTTGAATCTCAACTCTCTAAAATCACATGGTAAGTGATTTGTTTCTCATTTTCATACCCATcaagtaaatattatttaaacaatatttagaattacaaatttatttttcattcatataccaaatgaaaaaattaaatttaatcatttaaagtTAGAACGAAACGAACTTACTTTTTATctaccaaatttaaaattgaatttgtttgcatttataattttaacaaaaattgttaaattaatcattttgtCCCAAACAggttaaatttgattaaagaataatatttttatacctTATTTCGTATTTATTTACCTTTATAACATTTGGGTATAACACCGACAAAGGGccgattttttaaaaattatagaaattaaaaaaaaaacttaaaatatattaaaataataagacgtGGTCTTTCTTTGTCAACTTTGTTCATTATCAccataaacttttatttttgtcgtGGTTGCAAGAATTTCTTCTTGGAAGCCGAGAATCttt
This window of the Vigna angularis cultivar LongXiaoDou No.4 chromosome 7, ASM1680809v1, whole genome shotgun sequence genome carries:
- the LOC108341632 gene encoding uncharacterized protein LOC108341632, with the protein product MALLTSLPEHSTTPKRHKRKPQQQQQQQKQKQKQKAASSWDQIKNLLTCKQMEGSRVHDPSKGYSKIGSSCSSICSFRDVVHGNTRVVHRSDNSSPESSSLGQETGLLTRKPVTASTRSTAAKSNAGTTYTSSSSSRGMQFRKLSGCYECHMIIDPSRLPVARSTVCACSHCGEVFPKMESLELHQAVRHAVSELGPEDSGRNIVEIIFKSSWLKKDNPICKIERILKVHNTQRTIQRFEECRDTVKNRALGSTKKNPRCAADGNELLRFHCTTLTCALGARGSSSLCASVPGCGVCTIIRHGFQGGGGEHAKGKGVRTTASSGRAHDSVVCGDGTRRAMLVCRVIAGRVKRVAEDTPPSEEEHVSVASYDSVAGYAGIYSNLEELVVFNPKAILPCFVVIYKVPSC